From the Kogia breviceps isolate mKogBre1 chromosome 15, mKogBre1 haplotype 1, whole genome shotgun sequence genome, one window contains:
- the LOC131742845 gene encoding tubulin alpha-3 chain isoform X2 — MPSDKTIGGGDDSFNTFFSETGAGKHVPRAVFVDLEPTVVDEVRTGTYRQLFHPEQLITGKEDAANNYARGHYTIGKEIVDLVLDRIRKLADLCTGLQGFLIFHSFGGGTGSGFASLLMERLSVDYGKKSKLEFAIYPAPQVSTAVVEPYNSILTTHTTLEHSDCAFMVDNEAIYDICRRNLDIERPTYTNLNRLIGQIVSSITASLRFDGALNVDLTEFQTNLVPYPRIHFPLATYAPVISAEKAYHEQLSVAEITNACFEPANQMVKCDPRHGKYMACCMLYRGDVVPKDVNAAIATIKTKRTIQFVDWCPTGFKVGINYQPPTVVPGGDLAKVQRAVCMLSNTTAIAEAWARLDHKFDLMYAKRAFVHWYVGEGMEEGEFSEAREDLAALEKDYEEVGVDSVEAEAEEGEEY, encoded by the exons ATGCCAAGCGACAAAACCATTGGCGGTGGGGATGACTCGTTCAACACGTTCTTCAGTGAGACCGGGGCTGGCAAGCATGTGCCCAGAGCCGTGTTCGTGGACCTGGAGCCCACCGTGGTAG ATGAAGTGCGCACGGGGACCTACAGGCAGCTCTTCCACCCGGAGCAGCTGATCACCGGGAAGGAGGACGCGGCCAATAACTACGCCAGAGGCCATTACACCATCGGCAAGGAGATCGTTGATCTGGTCCTGGACCGGATCCGCAAACTG GCGGATCTGTGCACGGGCCTGCAGGGCTTCCTCATCTTCCACAGCTTCGGGGGCGGCACCGGCTCGGGCTTTGCGTCTCTGCTCATGGAGCGGCTCTCGGTGGACTATGGCAAGAAGTCCAAGCTGGAGTTTGCCATCTACCCGGCCCCCCAGGTGTCCACGGCCGTGGTGGAGCCCTACAACTCCATCCTGACCACGCACACGACCCTGGAGCACTCGGACTGTGCCTTCATGGTGGACAACGAGGCCATCTACGACATCTGCCGGCGCAACCTGGACATAGAGCGGCCCACGTACACCAACCTTAACCGTCTGATCGGGCAGATCGTGTCCTCCATCACAGCCTCCCTGCGCTTTGACGGTGCCCTCAACGTGGACCTGACGGAGTTCCAGACCAACCTGGTGCCCTACCCCCGCATCCACTTCCCCCTGGCCACGTATGCTCCAGTCATCTCGGCCGAGAAGGCCTACCATGAGCAGCTGTCCGTGGCCGAGATCACCAACGCCTGTTTCGAGCCAGCCAACCAGATGGTCAAGTGTGACCCTCGCCATGGCAAGTACATGGCCTGCTGCATGCTGTACAGGGGGGACGTGGTCCCCAAAGATGTCAATGCGGCCATTGCCACCATCAAGACCAAGCGCACCATCCAGTTTGTGGACTGGTGTCCGACTGGGTTCAAG GTGGGCATCAACTACCAGCCCCCCACAGTGGTCCCGGGGGGAGACCTGGCCAAGGTGCAGCGGGCCGTGTGCATGCTGAGCAATACCACGGCCATCGCCGAGGCCTGGGCCCGCCTGGACCACAAGTTCGACCTCATGTACGCCAAGCGTGCCTTCGTGCACTGGTACGTGGGGGAGGGCATGGAGGAGGGCGAGTTCTCGGAGGCCCGGGAGGACCTGGCAGCACTGGAGAAAGATTACGAAGAGGTGGGTGTGGACTCGGTGGAAGCGGAGGCCGAGGAAGGGGAAGAGTACTGA